The Plasmodium vivax chromosome 7, whole genome shotgun sequence DNA window ttcgtcttctacttcttttttttttctcttcacccTATTTATGCCCCCCCCACGTGCAACACACACCGAATATGCCTTCCCCTACGTGAATTCTCCCCCTCGCTCCCCTCCAGAATCAGACCATCACCTACGCAGTGACGCTGGTCGACGTGGACGTGGACACCCATGAGACGCTGAGGGATGAACACAACATCAAGGCTCTGCccacctttttattttacgtgCAGATGAAGAACGAGTGGGTTTTGACTGAGCGGGTAAGCATCATGTTTGCATCGCCTGCCTGCTCTACAACGGATGGCCGCTCTACACCGGTTGGCCACGTCTTCATGTCCACGTGTGAGCCCCTTAGTGCACTTCCTCACCTCACCGCACTGCATGCATTTTATCAAATTTCCCTACCGCCACGTTGCCAcgttcctcccccttttcttcggCCCAGATTGAAGGATCCAACCAGGCAGATTTAGAAAAGGCCTTCCAGAAATTCTGCGTCCCAAAGGACAGCTAAGAGGGAGTTCCCCAAGGAGGAGCGCAACCCGTCCGACTGGCGAGGGTGAAAATACCAGCGCTGACCAGCTGTGCCCACTTCTGCCCGCCCCGCCCCGAGAAAAACGCGTGTACCTCTGCGCATCCGTTCTCTAGTGTGTTCCCCCTCGTGGATACCTGCAGCTACATCCTTCCATACATACGCGATGGTGTAGTTTCTctctccgttttttttttttttttttgtggagCCTGCCCGTTCCCCATCACCACAGTTTGCCAACCAGTtggtgattatttttttgttcattcgATATGCATATAACGTGCGTGTATGCGTGTGCGTATGTCTCCCCTCCCACGTGATGCCACAACAgagcaaatgaaaaataggaaaaataggaaaaaaagggggggtcaTACGTGCATACGAATTCTTTATTCGAGCTTCCGCTTATATGTTTAGTTTTCTAATTTTCTCTCATACGTTTCGTTGCGACGTGCCTGCATATACACGAGGGTGATTATGCTTTCCTCTTCTGCGCGTCGAGGGCTCTGCTAAACGGTGGGCAGCACCGCTGTAAAGTGGATGTGACCTACTCGTCTTCCATTCCCCACCGAACAGTTAGCCGCGTAACGAGCATAGCCGCTCCACAAGCGTAACCGTTTGTAAATAAACCAGTAATTTTTGAACCACTTCAcggttaaagaaaaaaaaaaaaaaaattgtgtggATCTCCTCCCTTAAAGAGAAGGCGAATCTGCAAGAGGGTCGCTTTTTCGAAGATGCGAAAAGTGTAAgttggcgtttttttttattttttatttttccgcAGCTCGAATGGCACGCCTTTTTATTCTTCGGCTTCTAACCCTTTCGGCTGCCTAACTGTGTAGATTCAGTTGCTTGCTCGGCATCTTTCCCTTTCTGCGCCGCTCCACACCGCGCAGTTGTTCTTCCAACTGCCTGAGGAGAATGACGTGCGTGGACGGACAGTGAAATAAAATGCTCTTAAACAGAAGAAACCATGGGTTGCCAAAGAGGGTCACGCTAGTGCTTCTCATACTGACACTGTGTGTTAAACACCTGGCTCGCTTGGCCCGCTGCTTTGCGGTGAGCAGGCGATCCTTCGCGTTAAGTGCCatcggggggaaaaatgacaGCGTAAGGTTTATGCAGAGAGAGTAGAACTACTCAACCGCTAGCAGAACCGCTTAACAAGCGGAACCGCGCAACCGTGTGTGATCCATTGAGCGATGCGCAATTGAGGCGAGCCGACGAGCATGTGCGGATGATAGCTGCCTGCATTTTGTGCAACCTCTCCATAGGGGGGCCAATCGCTGCGGTTAAGCGCAGTTAAGCGGCGTTGCCAGATGCGTCCATCGCTACGCCCCTCGTCAACACCGCTGtcaccaccgcttcccccaccgcCTGACAGGGGAGGAAGGCCCAGCTGAGGGAGAACCGGAAGATCCTGGTCGAAATCGGGAACAGCCTGAAGGGGCAAGACGTGCAGAAGTGCCTGTCCCACCTGGACGACCTGCTGGAGGCCTACGCCCGGGACAGCAAGTTGTCCAGGAACATGAGCACCCTCTGTGGAAACGTCCTCAACCTATGCAGCAAGTACAACGACATAAACAGCATGATTAAGGTGATAGAGAAGATGAAGAGGCACAACATAGAGATGCAGGAGAATTCTTTTCTGGCCATTtgcaattattatattacgAACAATTATATTTACGAGTACCTCCTCACCATCAATAAGATGATTCAGAAGAAGATCACCATTCGGGAGAGGTTCTACAGGTACATCCTCGTGCATGTCCTGGACCTGCCCCTCGGCGGGATGCACAGCGCAAGTGGGGTTTCACAAAGAGAGGAACAAGCTGCAAATCACTCCACACACATAAATAACAAACGGAGCaacttaataaaaaataccgATTACAGCCACTTTGAGAGGCATATCAAACGGCTGGAAAGGTATAACATCCCACAGCTGAGCGAGGAAGACCGAAAGTACATTCTAAATAATTACCTCCTAATTGAAGTTTTCAAGCACATGAACGACAACCGGGTGAAGATCAAACTGCTCTACGTTTTGAAGCTCATCCATTATGTGTATGAGAATGTGCAGCACCTCATTCGACAGAGTTGGGTAGAAGCGGGGGgcagcgaagcggtgaacgAAGCGGCAAACAAATCGCGTATCGAATCGCCTAACAAACCGCCTGACGAACCGCCTGGCAACCCCGCCGCGCAACAGAGCAAAGCCAAACTGCTGAGCGACGTCCTGACGGACCAGCTGAGGGACATCCTCGAGCTCTACAAATCGAACTACGAATCGATGAGCATTAACATTAAGAAGTACGACGATGAAGcggacgaggaggagaagcgaaCCGTCTACTATCAggtgaacaaaattgtgaagaagCTCCCCTTTATAAAGCTGaccgaaaatgtgaaaaatacttttaactgtaaaaattgcgaagaaaatattaacaCGTATTTCCTCTCGCTCAAGCATAccatcatcgtcatcgtcaACATCATCCTCATCACTCACCTGTTCAACAGTAAGGAGATTTTTAAgataaagcattttttttccatcctgAATGGGTCTAGTGAAGCGAGTGGGTCTAGTGAAGCGAGTGGGGCGGGCACTCCTCTCGAGGGGGGCATACAAACAGGTGTCACCCACCCAGATGAGCAGCACAATAGCCCCCCCAACGTAGTAGCGACCCCccgaggagaagaggaaacTCCCCTCCCGGACACCAGCAGTACACACAAGCTGTTCGAAAGGGGCTCCTACACGTGCCTCCTCGACGGAGCGAACATCGGCTACAACAAGCAGAACGTGGAGAATGGCCGGTTCAGTTTTTTGCaaatagaaattttaaaggaaattataaaaaggagaaataagGAGACTCCCCTGATTATTCTGCCCAAAATATACCACTACAAAAATTCGTTGAAGCACctgcaggagggggaggcgcaGAGCGAGGCGGAGGGGGAGGGCCGCGTGCACTCCAGCATCTTCATCCCGAACAAGACGGtcaaggtgaagaaggggggCTCGCCGCCTCGCAGGGggggtgaagaggaagagcggCGCGGTGAAGAGGCGGAGCAGCGCGGTGAAGTGGCGGAGCAGCGCGGTGAAGAGGCGGAGCAGCGCGGTGAAGAGGCGGAGCAGCGCGGTGAAGAGGCGGAGCAGCGCGGTGAAGAGGCGGAGCAGCGCGGTGAAGTGGTTGAACGCCGGCGATCCCCCCCGCTGGCCTACATCAAACGCATGTTCAACAAGCTAGACCCCACGGACGTggaaatcataaaaaaatgggaaagcgAAAAGTGCCTCTACATATGTAACTACAACATGTACGACGATTACTACTACATTCTGGGGAGCCTGGCCAGAAGTAATAACCTCTTCAACATCTGCTCCTATGTGGACCGACTAGCCAAACATTTCTACAAATACCAAAACTTAAATCATAACGTCATCATAGATAGCTACACCAGATGTGCAGACAAGCAGATCTATAAGGGAAGGGAAATCCTCCACATTTATAACAACATCATTTTTGATAGCAACAATCACATAATGGTTCTGGTGAGCAACGAACATATGGGCAAAGAGAAGAAATACATCTCCATGAATGAGCAGTATTATaatgacaaaataaagaaaaggaaatattccCATGTGGGATTCTTCGAGCAGTACAAAAGTAAATTGACCTTCCGCGATAAGGACAGCGTGCCCTACTCCGATGAGAATGTCTTCATGGAGACGTACGAGTGTGATTcgcaggggggaagtctGCCCGTCAGCGCGGGGGAAGAGCAGCGAAAGGAGGCGAATGCACATCCGCGAAAGGAGGCAAATGCACATCCGCGAAAGGAGGCAAATGCACATCCGCGAAAGGAGGCAAATGCACAGCCGCAAAAGGAGGCGGAGGAGACCACCACATGCCAAGGACAACCAAACGGGGCCGGCGAACAcggggaagggaaaaacttCCACTACAGCAACATCTACGTGAAGTGCATCAAAGACGTGCGAAGTGTGCAGAAGCCAATTTACATTTACACGAAcgataaaatgaagaaccattattttaatgaatacacaaattacattttgaagaaatggaaaaagaaaagcttCATTTCCTTTTACTTTAAGCAGCCAATATTCATGCCAGATCTCCTAACTCAGTCAGAATCAAATTCGATAGACCTCTCCAAGCTCATCAGTACATACAAGCTCCCCTTTGTAAATATAGAAAACCCAAAACTGTATATCGATGACGTCGTGTCGTATAGGGACAAAGGCATCTACCACATTAAGATTAACACGCCTAGCAAAACGTTTCTGTCTTACCAGAATGAGAACCTGCCCTTTTTGCAGAGCGGCAACAACGTCGTCAGGTACCTCTGCATCGACTTTTCGAAGgtctgcagggggggcgGCTAGGCACGGCGGCTAGGCACGCCGAATAGGCACGGCGGGCCTGTCAGTGTAGCGTAGCATAGTGCGCACATGGCGAGGGGAAGTGCCCACATGGCAAGCGTAAATGCGCGTGACTTGCCGCTGAATTGGCGGCAGCACCATTTGTAGTTTGAAAaggctccttttttgggccgctccttttttttttaattcgtatAAAGaacgtccattttgtgtctcaaatgtttgaaaaaaaaaaaaaaaaaaaaaatcccaaatGGGGACAATCTTTTCTCACGTTAAATCATTCCTGAGGGGAGGCATCCCCATTCGCATCTCCTAGTTATCCGGAAAACAATACACAGCTCAACTGGGGCGGAGTAGCCCCCCCTCTCTTCTACGCCAAACGGGTAATTCTcgaatggaaaaaagcaaCTACTCGTTTATCCCAGATGGatccccaaaagggggttcataaaagaaagaaaaaattggggaaatCCCCAGAGGAAGCTACTTCAGTAGGAAGGATACTCTTCTGCCGCTACCCCACTTGTATCGTTAGGCCCATTTTATGCCGCCACCCCTgcgtgggggagaagcgacTTGGCCACCATTATGTATATGCCTGGAGAGCTACGGGTACGCACTCGCCATCAGCTTCTGAGCCTTCACATTGTTCATTATGATGTAGTAAATCTGTTCGTAGTCGTCCGTTCCGAAGAAGCTTTTGAGTTGGTCCTCCGTTATGTGCTCTTGCTGAAACATGGCGTGGACTGCGGGAGGGGTAGAGGGGCAGACATGGAGAGGCACATCCGCATCActagcataaaaaaggaggcttCACTGTGAATCGCGTTTAAGTAGACGTGCGCAATGTGTAAGctgcatttttcttctcctttttttttttttttctccttttccttacGGTAACTTGTCAGCTCGGCGGGACTAATCAACGTGTCATTGTAGTCCGCGTTGTGGACGTGCAGCTTCTGTTTCTTTTCCCAGGGCAAAAGCTCCAGCTCGCAGACGCACTTTAAGATTGTTTTGTctctgcaaaaaggg harbors:
- a CDS encoding hypothetical protein, conserved (encoded by transcript PVX_099240A; Apicoplast targeted protein. Curated by Stuart Ralph, Walter and Eliza Hall Institute of Medical Research, Australia.), translated to MLLNRRNHGLPKRVTLVLLILTLCVKHLARLARCFAVSRRSFALSAIGGKNDSGRKAQLRENRKILVEIGNSLKGQDVQKCLSHLDDLLEAYARDSKLSRNMSTLCGNVLNLCSKYNDINSMIKVIEKMKRHNIEMQENSFLAICNYYITNNYIYEYLLTINKMIQKKITIRERFYRYILVHVLDLPLGGMHSASGVSQREEQAANHSTHINNKRSNLIKNTDYSHFERHIKRLERYNIPQLSEEDRKYILNNYLLIEVFKHMNDNRVKIKLLYVLKLIHYVYENVQHLIRQSWVEAGGSEAVNEAANKSRIESPNKPPDEPPGNPAAQQSKAKLLSDVLTDQLRDILELYKSNYESMSINIKKYDDEADEEEKRTVYYQVNKIVKKLPFIKLTENVKNTFNCKNCEENINTYFLSLKHTIIVIVNIILITHLFNSKEIFKIKHFFSILNGSSEASGSSEASGAGTPLEGGIQTGVTHPDEQHNSPPNVVATPRGEEETPLPDTSSTHKLFERGSYTCLLDGANIGYNKQNVENGRFSFLQIEILKEIIKRRNKETPLIILPKIYHYKNSLKHLQEGEAQSEAEGEGRVHSSIFIPNKTVKVKKGGSPPRRGGEEEERRGEEAEQRGEVAEQRGEEAEQRGEEAEQRGEEAEQRGEEAEQRGEVVERRRSPPLAYIKRMFNKLDPTDVEIIKKWESEKCLYICNYNMYDDYYYILGSLARSNNLFNICSYVDRLAKHFYKYQNLNHNVIIDSYTRCADKQIYKGREILHIYNNIIFDSNNHIMVLVSNEHMGKEKKYISMNEQYYNDKIKKRKYSHVGFFEQYKSKLTFRDKDSVPYSDENVFMETYECDSQGGSLPVSAGEEQRKEANAHPRKEANAHPRKEANAHPRKEANAQPQKEAEETTTCQGQPNGAGEHGEGKNFHYSNIYVKCIKDVRSVQKPIYIYTNDKMKNHYFNEYTNYILKKWKKKSFISFYFKQPIFMPDLLTQSESNSIDLSKLISTYKLPFVNIENPKLYIDDVVSYRDKGIYHIKINTPSKTFLSYQNENLPFLQSGNNVVRYLCIDFSKVCRGGG